The stretch of DNA CAAGTGGATAATGGCTTGACGCGAAAGGTGGAAGGAACCGGCCTTGGTCTGGCCATCTCCAAAAAGCTCGTGGAATTGATGGGCGGCGAGATCATGGTGCGGGTGCCGGAAGAGCCGGGTACGGCTTTTTTATTCACTGCGGAATTCGGAGTAATCCCCACGGAGAGCCGCACCGCGGCTGCAGAAGAGGGCCCTGGCAAGTTCCCGTATTCCATGCGGGTGCTTGTAGCGGAAGATAATGAGATCAATCAGCTTATCCTAAAAAAACGTCTTGAAAAACTCGGGCATACCGTGACCATTGCGGCAAATGGAAGGGAGGCGGTCCAGTCCGCCGTCAGCATACCTTACGATATCATTCTGATGGATGTCCGAATGCCGGTGATGGATGGGCTCGAAGCCGCGCAGGTGATCAGAAATACGCTTGCCCAAGGTCAAGTGCCTTATATGGTGGCGTTGACGGCCAATTCCCTGCGGGACGACCGCGGCAAGTGCCTGGATAATGGGATGGATGAATATTTGACAAAACCAGTCGATAATGAAGCGTTGGCTGCCGTGCTGGAAAAAGCAGCGGCCCGAAAAGCCGACAGCGGCAAAGCCCTCAATATGCCGGACAATCGATAATCATGTACCGCGCTCCTGGAGACATTGCTGAATGCAGAGACAGTGAGCGCGGGCTGAAATGTGTCCGTGCGGTAATGCAGCATTGCAATACGGAGAGGGAAGATAATGTGATGATAACGCAGAAAGGCAAAAAAGGCAGGCTCTTCGCTTTTAAGCGACGGTGCCTGCCTTTTTCTTATTGAAAATTCTGGGATAGCGCTTCATTATGAGCATGCGCCCTTGGGTTGCCTGCGAAAATCAGCTCTTCTGGTCTGCGCGGCGTATGCGGCGGGACAGCCTAGGATAGGCCGCCTGAGATTCCGCTTGCAGATTCTGCCCCCTGCCTGGTCGATCCCCGCAGGACAACGCTTGATTCCAAATAGATGATTTCCTTATGGCGGTCCGGCTGCTCAATCCGGTTAAGAAGCGTCTCGACGACGCGCGTTCCGAGCTCATAGGGGTAAGTGTGAACCGTAGTTAGCGGCGGGTCGATGATTTTAGCGTTCGGGACATCGTCAAACCCCGTCACTTCAATTTGGCTTGGCACCTGAACTTTCAGTTCCTTGAGCGCGCGGATCGCGCATATGCCGATATCGTCATTGGCACAAATAAACGCGGTGGGCAGCTTAGCCAGAGCCTTCAGCCTCTCTTCCATCCATTCGACGGAAAGGTAGGGCTGTGTGTCGTCCGGCGTTATGCTGAATGCGGGGTTGGGCCCCTGGCCGAATTCCCTCATCGCGCGCTCGAAACCAAGCCATCTCTCGTAAAAGCTTCGGCAGTGGTACAAATCTCCGATGAAGCCGATATTCTCGTGCCCCTCTTCGATCAACGTCTTGGTGAGGGTATAGGCGGAATATTCATTCTCGACCATAACAATGTCGTACTTGTAGCTGCCAAAGACGGTGCGCGGAAGGAAATCGATGAATACGGTCGGGATTCCGGCGCCAAGGATCGTTTCGACATAAGGTTCATGAAAAATCTCCATGCAGACGATTCCATCGATATTGAACGGATTGATATTGGACGGCAGCACATTGCTGCGGATATCATCAGGCTTCACCAGCATCAGAATCAGATTGAAGCCCTGGGCGCTGAGGCCCGTTTCCATTCCTTTAATCGTCTCGGCATAGAAGCTGATGGCATTGATATCTCCACGGGTGAGCAGCGCGATGTTTCCCATATTCATGCTGGAGAAATTCTTATATTTAAGCTCGGCCGCTTTTTGCAGAATCTTCTCCCTGGTCGCATCGGGAATTTGCGGATGATTATTCAGCGCTTTGGATACGGTATTGCGCGACAATCCCAAAGCATCGGCGATATTTTGAATGGTCACTCTCTCGGCCATAGACAGCAAGCTCCTTTTTGACTCATGAGTTTTACATAAGCTTTTACATTTATCGTAAAAATGCGAGAATAATTTGCGCAAATATAAATATTAATGTAAAGAAGAAAGTTTGGAATATTGAGCTAATATATGCGGATTACACATAAATTACATACACTTTATGGTATTTAACATGTTTTACTATCTTATTATATAATTTTTTTCAGGTACTGCATAGTTTGTCCCGACTTTCGGACAGGACAAGAGATCTACCCCATGAAAACAAGAATGGACCTTGGCATGGAGACGAAAACCCGGAAGAGTATCTCATAAAACGAATACCTAAAAAAGGATTGACACCCTGAATTGAAAGCGCTATACTTCAATTGCAATATTTTAGTTTACATTTGTAATGTATTATGTAAATAAAATGACGTTCAGGTGAATAACCGCGTTTAAAGTGAATCTGAAAGGCGAGCGACAGGAGGGGGAACATGGCTGAAACGTATCGCGAGCTTTACCGCCCGCAATTTCATTTGACGCCGCCAGAGGGACCGATGAGCGATCCGAACGGGATGGTGTTCTACGAAGGGGAATACCATCAGTTCTATCAATTCACGGGCAGATGGGGCCATGCGGTAAGCCGTGATCTGCTGCACTGGGAGCATCTGCCGCTGGCGCTCGTAGCCGACGAACTGGGCGACGTCTGGTCGGGCAGCGCCGTGGTGGACTGGCGGGACAGCAGCGGTTTCTTCGGCGGAGGGAGCGGTTTGGTAGCGATATTTACCCATTTTAATGAAGGCCTCCAATCCCAAAGCATCGCGTATAGCTTGGACAAGGGAAGAAGCTGGGTGAAGTATGCGGGCAATCCGGTCATCCCGAATCCCGGCCTTCAGGATTTTCGCGATCCGAAGGTGCTGTGGCATGAGGAGACGGGACGCTGGGTCATGGCGGTCAGCGTGGACAGAGCCATTCATTTCTACAGTTCGCCCAATTTGCGGGAATGGCGGTTTGAGAGCAGCTTCGGCGGTTTAGGTTGCCTGGACGCCGTATGGGAGTGTCCCGATTTGTTCCGTCTTCCCGTCTTGGGTGAGAACGGCGAGAGCCGCTGGGTGCTGCATGTCAGTGTCGGCGACAACGAAATTACGGACGGTTCCACTGCCCAGTATTTCGTCGGACACTTCGACGGCTGCCGCTTTGTCTGCGAACATGAGGACGACCGCCCTCGCTGGACCGATTTCGGGCAGGATTTCTACGCCGCCGTTTCGTATTCGGATATTCCGCAGGAGGACGGCCGGACAATCTGGCTTGCATGGACCTCCAACTGGCAGTATCCCTTTCATTCTCCAACAGAGCCTTGGAAAGGCGGTATGTCGGTTCCAAGGACGCTGGGGCTTGCAAGAAACGGCAGCGGAGAGCTTCGCCTTGTGCAGCAGCCGGTAAG from Paenibacillus sophorae encodes:
- a CDS encoding LacI family DNA-binding transcriptional regulator, with amino-acid sequence MAERVTIQNIADALGLSRNTVSKALNNHPQIPDATREKILQKAAELKYKNFSSMNMGNIALLTRGDINAISFYAETIKGMETGLSAQGFNLILMLVKPDDIRSNVLPSNINPFNIDGIVCMEIFHEPYVETILGAGIPTVFIDFLPRTVFGSYKYDIVMVENEYSAYTLTKTLIEEGHENIGFIGDLYHCRSFYERWLGFERAMREFGQGPNPAFSITPDDTQPYLSVEWMEERLKALAKLPTAFICANDDIGICAIRALKELKVQVPSQIEVTGFDDVPNAKIIDPPLTTVHTYPYELGTRVVETLLNRIEQPDRHKEIIYLESSVVLRGSTRQGAESASGISGGLS
- a CDS encoding glycoside hydrolase family 32 protein, giving the protein MAETYRELYRPQFHLTPPEGPMSDPNGMVFYEGEYHQFYQFTGRWGHAVSRDLLHWEHLPLALVADELGDVWSGSAVVDWRDSSGFFGGGSGLVAIFTHFNEGLQSQSIAYSLDKGRSWVKYAGNPVIPNPGLQDFRDPKVLWHEETGRWVMAVSVDRAIHFYSSPNLREWRFESSFGGLGCLDAVWECPDLFRLPVLGENGESRWVLHVSVGDNEITDGSTAQYFVGHFDGCRFVCEHEDDRPRWTDFGQDFYAAVSYSDIPQEDGRTIWLAWTSNWQYPFHSPTEPWKGGMSVPRTLGLARNGSGELRLVQQPVRELSALREEPLHYGPVEVKDEILSLPFKGLSYEFEAEVSWDSAEEFGIHVRVSGDEHTVLGVSPLRGELFLDRGRSGFSELPKRTGGTANFAKVFRAPRSFETGRLTMRGFVDDSVIEWFIGDGEEVFTSLVYPRPDSVGLELFAHGGNVSFSQFTVYPLKPVWI